A window of Ipomoea triloba cultivar NCNSP0323 chromosome 2, ASM357664v1 contains these coding sequences:
- the LOC116010633 gene encoding auxin-responsive protein IAA1-like — protein sequence MSPEKLKESHLSFIKETELTLGLPGESRKSGGLKRRRSDSSSIDFSCLTTEHQTKGDDDVPTQNEISTATKPPAKAQVVGWPPVRSYRKNIMKSCKFVKVAVDGAPYLRKVDLEAFHSYQQLLSSLEHMFTCLTICNLLNGKKLMDISDGTEYVPTYEDKDGDWMLVGDVPWKMFVESCKRLRLMKSSDVVVLGPTTPSKCSRTS from the exons ATGTCGCcggaaaaattgaaggaatccCACCTGAGTTTCATAAAGGAAACCGAGCTCACCCTCGGCTTGCCCGGAGAATCAAGAAAGTCCGGCGGCCTCAAACGCAGACGCTCCGACAGTAGTTCCATTGATTTCAGCTGTCTCACTACTGAACATCAAACCAAGGGCGATGACGATGTCCCAACCCAAAATGAGATCTCCACAGCCACCAAACCGCCGGCAAA GGCGCAAGTGGTGGGGTGGCCGCCGGTGAGATCATACAGGAAGAATATAATGAAAAGTTGCAAATTTGTAAAGGTGGCAGTAGACGGCGCACCATACCTTAGAAAGGTTGACTTGGAGGCGTTTCACAGTTACCAACAACTCTTATCTTCCCTGGAACACATGTTTACATGTCTAACTATAT GTAACCTTCTTAATGGGAAGAAGCTTATGGATATCTCAGACGGTACGGAATATGTGCCAACCTACGAAGACAAAGATGGAGACTGGATGTTAGTTGGAGATGTTCCTTGGAA GATGTTTGTTGAATCGTGCAAGAGGCTAAGGTTGATGAAGAGTTCAGATGTTGTTGTACTAG gtccAACAACGCCTTCAAAATGCTCAAGAACAAGTTAA